From the genome of Fibrobacter sp. UWB5:
AGTCGAAGCCTTCTTGAAGCTGCGCGAAGAAAAGTTCCTGGCTACGGTAAAGCGCGTACAAGGGGTAACGAAAGAAAAGTCAATCAGACCGATTTTGTACAAGCAGACCCAAAGTGCAGAAGGCATTGTTGACGTTTACTATGGAACGACTGTAGGCGACTTTATTTCGGGCCGAGGCATTAAGCTTGAAAGCGACCAGACGGAATTCCGCACCAAGGGCTGGTATCTGGAGGCTTCCCGCAAAAGGGGCCTTGCCTATACGGGCCCGACCATTCGAAAAAGCCTGAACCGTCAGGTGCTTTCGCTTTCTTATCCGATTTGGGACAATGACCACAAATTCAAGGGAGCCGTCGGCGAAGATATCAATCTTCACAAGGTGCGCCTGACCTTAGGTGCGCTTGCCAAGGAAGAAGGCGGCGTAACCATGCTGGTGGGCAGCGAAAACGACAATGTGTTCACCTATTTCCCGTACGAAACGAACCGCGGTAAAGTCCTGCAGGACAGTGTCGAGGATCTATTGCAGTTGGTGTCCGACAAATTCAGTTCTGATACGTTGATGGACGGACGCATTTTACGCTTTGAAAAGACGAATGAACACCACCAGCAATTGATTTTTATGGTGACGCCCTTGAATCAGTTGCCGTTCTACTTGGTTCATGTAAGTCAGCATAACAAGATTGCCGCCAGTATTGACAATAACTCTTCGACGGTTCTTGGCGTTGTTGCCTTATTTGTCTTTGTGTTGATTGCGCTTGCGGCCATCGCTTCGCACTTGTTGTTCCGCCGCTACATTCAGCGGGACTTGAACGATAGCGTGAATTCCAGTACGCTTTTCGATACGCTCTTGTGGAAAGGCGACAACTTTACCATCATTCTTACCAACGAAAACTTCGACATTCTGCATGCGAGCGCCTATGTGGTTGATTTCTTGAACAATGGCGAAGACATGAAAGAAGAAAGCCTGTTCAAGTTCTTCCCCTCGGATGCTTTCAAGAAATTCGCGCACCGTGTGGCCATGGGCGGGCAGATGCTTGCCAGCGAGCGCAAGACGATTGTGCGTGTACAGAATGCTGCCGGGGAAGTCGCATGGTGGGGCATGTCGTTCCAGGCGCTTGTCGAAGACAATGGTGCAACGCGATTCCTGATCATGATCAACGATGAAACGAGCGGAATCCAGAAAGATACGATTCTGGATACGATCATGCTTTCGGGCGATCATTCGATCCTGATTATTTTCGACAAGAACCTGCATATTAAATATATGTCACGCCAACTGGCGGAATTCTTGGGCAAGGAATGGCGCTCGTTTGTCGGAATTTCGATTAATGAATTAAAGGACATGGGCCTCCCGGAATCGATGATCGATGCGATGATCAAGTCTTACCAGAATGACGAAGTCTGGAAAGATTCCTTGATGCTCAAGCCCGAAAACGGCACCGAAGAAACCTGGTTCCGCGGCGAAGGCTGCACGCTGAAGGTTCAGGAAACGGTGGTGGGCTACATGCTTTCGATGATCGATATTTCGGAAGTGGTGGCCGCCCGCGAAATTGCGGAACAGGCGACTCAGGCCAAGAGCGAATTCCTCGCCAACATGAGTCATGAAATCCGCACGCCGATGAACGCCATTATCGGTATGGCGCACTTGATTTCGGAAACGAACCTGGATAACCACCAGCGCGGTTTTGTGGACCGCATTGGGCATGCCGCCAAGTCCTTGCTCGGAATTATTAACAATATTCTTGACTTCTCGAAGATCGAGGCGAAAAAGCAGGACTTGGAAATCACGCAGCTTGTGCTGCAAGATGTCATTGACGAGGTGGCGGCGCTTGCCGAGGTGCGTATCGCTGGCCGCCCGATAGAACTGATTGTCGATATCGATCCGGATATTCCTGAAATCTTGATGGGTGACCCGCTTCGACTTTCTCAGATTTTCACGAACCTGATCAACAATGCGACCAAGTTTACCGAAAAGGGTGACATTACCCTGAGCGTCAAACTGTTGCAGCAGGCGAACAACATGGTCAAGCTGTATATCTGTGTCAAGGATACGGGTATCGGCATGACGCCGGAACAGGTGTCGCGCCTGTTCAATGCCTTTACGCAGGCAGACGGTTCTACCACGCGCAAGTACGGCGGCACGGGTCTCGGACTTGTGATTTCCAAGTCGCTGGTGGAACTCATGGGCGGGCAACTCCAGGTTTCAAGTGAATCGGGCGTTGGTTCGCAGTTCTTCTTTACCATCTCGCTCCCGATTGCACCGCAGGCGGGCGAGGAGCCCAAGTGGAAAAACGAAGATCGCTTTACCAATAAGAATGTGCTTTTGGTAGATGACTGCGCGAATCTACGCGTTATTTTAAGACATTACCTGAACAAGTTGCGTTGCGTGGTCGAAGAGGCGAGTTCCGTAGACGAAGCCCTGGACTTGATTCAGGCGCACGAAGAAGCGGGCGAGGCCCCGTACGATTTGTTCCTGGTCGATTACAGCATGCCGATTTTGAACGGATTTGACTTTGTGCATGGCTTGACTGATAACATGAAGTCGATTCCGAAGGTGTTGATGCACCCGATTCATTTCGACGAAAACGAACTGAATACGGCCAAGAGTCTGGGCTTTAACAGCAACGTGTCTAAGCCGCTCCAGATTAGCACGCTCCTGAGCGCCCTGCAAGAAGCGTTCGGTTACCCGCTGACCTACAAGAAGGTCGAAAAGAAGGAAAAGGGCAAGATTTACTTTAAGGAAGCGAAGATCCTGCTGGTCGAAGATAACCAGATGAACCAGGAATTGGCTGTTTCGCTCTTGAATAGCGTTGGCCTTACCGCGATGATTGCGAATAACGGTAAAGAAGCGCTCGACATGCTCAAGAAAGACGCTTTCGACATGGTGCTCATGGATATCCAGATGCCGATTATGGATGGCCTTACCGCCACTAGGGAAATCCGTGCCCGCGAAGATGAATACTTCAAGAAGGTGCCGATTCTGGCCATGAGTGCCCGCGCTTTCCAGAAAGATACCGAAGAATGCCTTGAAGCGGGCATGAACGCGCACATTGTAAAGCCGATTGATCCGACGGTCTTGTACGAAGAAATGGCGAAGTTCTTGCCGGTGGCCGCTGAAACGCCGCATGCAAGCAACGGGCATGATTCCGACCTGTCGCAAGACGACAAGAATTTCATCTCTTATTTCCAGAAAGTGCGCGACTTTGATGCGGAATCGGGCCTTTACCATGCCAACAATAACCGCAACATGTACCTCAAGATTTTGCAGGGATTTGTGCGCGACTATGGCGGAAATTCGTTCAACCTGCGCTCGCTTATCGAAGAATTCCATTACGAAGAAGCGACCCGCATTGTGCATACCATCAAGGGTCTTTGCGGAACGATTGGATCTACCCATGTGCAGAATCTGGCGGCCTCGCTCGAAGCGGAACTCGAACAGAAACAGTGTAATTTTGGCAATTACAACGTATTTGAAGAAAAACTGCATGCGCTCATTGAAGACTTGCAGATTGTGCTGACTGACATTGCCTCGGAACAGAATGCGACCGTGCAAAAGTCGCATGACCCCGAAGCCGCACAAAAGCTCATGGCTGCGGTCAAGGCGCTGAAGGATGCGGTGGATACTTGTTCTTCGACCCAGTGCAAGCGCATTCTCGACGGTATCGAGAATATTGCGTTTGAGCCGAACCAGGAAGTTCTGCTCCACAAGTTGAAGGAACTGTTGGACGATTACGACTTTAGCGAAGCGTCCGAAATTCTGGACTCTCTCGAAAAGACTCTAGTCTAGTGCAGGACCATCGCCGCGATAAACGCGAGCGCGACGATTACTGCCGCCGCTATGGCGAGCGGGTTCGCCTTGTTCTTCTTTTCGCCGAATTCATTCTCGACAATTTCGTCGTAATCCGGAGTCTCGAGGTCGGTAAATTCCGCGCCCTCGGACCAGCCGGTATTCTTGTCGCTCCCGCAATGCGGGCAGAACGTGGCGTTATCTTTAATTTCTGAATGGCAATGAGGACAGAGCATGGCTGTAATATAATAAAAACCGCCAGGCGATTGCCTAGCGGTCTTTAAGCTTTTTACGCTACGCGGCAAAGCCGCATTTCATCCGTGAGCAACAAAGCCCTCGGGTGTTAACCGAGGGCGGTTGCGAGAGCGAGGCGATATCACATTTTTAATCTGCGATAGAGCCGAGCGGTCTCATTAGAGCTTGTTGTTGGAACCAAGAACGTCGACGATCTTGTGTTCGTACATCTTCTGCATGTTTTCGCGAGCCGGCTTGAGGTACTGGCGCGGGTCGAAGTGTTCCGGATGTTCGTCGAAATACTTACGGATAGCGGCAGTCATGGCGAGGCGGCTGTCAGAGTCGATGTTGATCTTGCAAACAGCGGACTTGGAAGCTTCGCGGAGCTGTTCTTCCGGAATACCGACGGCATCCGGGAGCTTGCCACCGTGGGCGTTGATGGTATCGACTTCGTCCTGCGGCACGGAAGAAGAACCGTGGAGCACGATCGGGAAGCCCGGGAGCTTCTTTTCGATGGCGTGGAGCACGTCGAATGCCAGAGGAGGCGGAACGAGCTTGCCAGTCTTCGGGTCGCGAGTGCACTGTTCCGGCTTGAACTTGTAAGCACCGTGGCTGGTACCGATGGAGATAGCGAGGGAGTCGCAGCCCGTACGGGTAGCGAAGTCGATCACTTCTTCCGGCTTGGTGTAGTGGGATTCTTCAGCCTGGACTTCGTCTTCCACACCGGCGAGCACGCCGAGTTCAGCTTCGACGGTCACGTCGTGCTGGTGAGCGTATTCAACAACCTTCTTGGTGAGGGCGATGTTGTCTTCGTACGGAAGAGCGGAACCGTCGATCATCACGGAAGAGAAACCGTTGTCGATGCAGTCCTTGCAGAGTTCGAAAGAGTCACCGTGGTCGAGGTGGAGCACGATCTGCGGATTGGCGCAGCCGAGTTCCTTGGCGTATTCAACAGCACCCTGAGCCATGTAGCGGAGGATGGTGCCGTTTGCGTAGTTACGAGCACCCTTAGAGACCTGCATGATCACCGGAGACTTCTGCTTCACAGCAGCCTGCACGATGGCCTGCATCTGTTCCATGGTGTTGAAGTTGAAAGCCGGGATAGCGTAGCCACCCTTAACAGCCTTTGCAAACATTTCCTTGGTGTTCACCAAGCCGAGTTCCTTGTAAGAAACTGCCATTTGTTTTACCTCTTGATTTGATTGGCGACTTGCATCGCCGGTTAAAAGTTACGGGGCTAAAAATAGCAAATTTAAACTGCTTTGTCACGCAAAATGCAAAAAAAGAAACCCCGCACCAAGTGCGGGGTGACTTTAGTGGAAAAGTATTCCGTTAGGCTTACTTAGCTTCCTGCTGCTGCAGGGCCTTGTCCTGGATCACGAGGTCCACGCGGCGGTTCTTCTGACGACCTTCCTTGGTGGAGTTGTCAGCGACCGGCATGGTCATACCGAGACCCTTGGCCGTGAGTCGATCTTCGGCGATTCCCTGTTCAACGAGGAATGCCTTCACGTTATCGGCGCGCTGCTGGGAAAGCTTCATGTTGTGTTCTTCGGAACCGGTGTTGTCGGTGTTACCTTCGATGGACACGTTGAACTGCTGGTACACAGAAAGAATACCGGCCACCTTGGCGAGGCTCGTCTTCAAGTCGGCCTTGAGGTCGGCCTTGTTCACGGCGAACAAGATGTCGGACATGGAAAGGATAATGCCGCGGGCGGACTTGGTCACCTGAATCATCTGGGACTGCAGTTCGTTCAGCTTGTTCATGGCTTCCTGCTGGCGAGCTTCGGCCTTGGCGCGTTCTTCGGCAAGTTCCTTCTGGAGGTCGGCTTCACGCTGGTTGGCAGCCTTCAAAGCGGCTTCCTGGGCTGCAGCTTCGGCCTGGAACTTTTCCTGGTTCTGCTGCATTTCGGCCTGGAGGCGGGCTTCCTGGTCCTTCATCTTGGCCTTTTCAGCTTCGAGGTCGTTTACCTTGCCGGTGCGGGCCTTGTTGATCTGTTCCTGAATGGCTTCGATAGAACGAGCGGTGGCGGCGCGCTTTTCCCACTTTTCAGCGGTGCTGTTGCGAACTTTCTGGGTTTCAGCCTGGGCTGCGATGGTCTTGGCGTAAGTGTCGCACTTGGCGGCGAGAGCCTTGGTCTGGTCCGATTCGGCATCGTCGTTGTAGGCGGCGTCAAGATCGATGAGATTGGACTTGGCGGCGGCGAGCGTGTACTTGGCAGAGGTGGCGTTGGCCGGAATATCCTTGGCGGCGTTATCAATTGCGGTCTGGCATGCTTCTACTGCATTCGGACCGGCGGCTTCTTCGGCAGCGAAGGAGAGAGCGGCTGCCATAGCGCTAATGACTAAAAGATTTCTCGTTTTCATTACTTGGCACCTCCGTTCTTGGTTTCCTGGTCAAGGATGTTCTGGTAAAGGAGCTTGCGTTCCACATCGCTTCTCAGTTCCTTTTCAACCTTTTCGTCTTCTTTCTTGGCGGCGTCAAGTTCGGCATTTGCAATAGCGAGCTTGTATTCAAGAGTGCTTTGTTCGGCGAGTGCGTAGGCTTCTTTTTCGTCACCGTCGGCCTGCAGGGCCTTGGCAGAATCGAGCTTTGCGTTGGCAGATTCGAGCTGGGCTGCATCGACCTTGGCTTCTTGAGCGATAGTCTTGTTGGAGTCGGCAAATTCAATCGACTTGGTAGCATTTACGCCACCGGCACAACCGGAAAGTGCGGCGAGGGCTATAATGGCCATTCCCGCAACGAGCATTCTGGATTTCATTAAAATCTCCTTTTGGGGGTTAAAAGTCGGTTTTTAATATACAAAAAAAAGAACAAAGAGCTTAGAACTTAGAGCTTAGATTATCTCTAAGTTCTACCAACTTAAATCTTCCAACTAAAAATTTACTTGATTTGCCCTAACTTTGTATATAAATTTATACACGTGTTTGGATTGGAGCTTGCATGAAATTTTTTAGCCCACTATTATGTTCTTTTGCTTTGGTAGCTTGCCTTGCGGGCAATGCTTTTTCTGCTGTTGAATACACTTTGCACAAGTCGGCGAATCCGACTTCCGATGAGCAAGATGCCTATAAGCGCATCACGACTGTCATGGATTCGGCCGTCAAGATGTATAACACTTATTCGAACCTCTCGAAGTTCATCAACGTCTATTACGCACCTGGCGTGCCCACGGCCGAGGCCAGCAGTAACGGAGACTTGCGCTTTGGCGAAAACCGTAGCTACATGGTGGTGCCCACAGCCATGCACGAGATGGCACACACGATGGGTGTCGGAACCACGTCGGAATATGCGGCAACATGTGTAGACGGTGTCTTTAGGAATGACAAGGTTCAGGCGAAACTCCGTGAAATGGATGGCCCGAACGCGGAACTCCATTGCGATCGTCAGCATATTTGGCCCTACGGCCTGAACCAGGCGAGCGAAGCCAAGTCCGAGCAGGACCTGATCAACCATGTGATTCTCGTGGAAACCATTTACCAGCAACTGTTCAAGGTGGCGTTTTTCAAAGAGGGGAGAATCAAGTCTCTCGGCGATACAAAGAAATGCATGGGGATTACCTCGAGCAATGCGCTTGAACTTATGGATTGCTCCGATACCGCTACCTTCGTGAAGATTTTCTCCGTGGGAGACAACCCGGTTACATACTATATCCAGTTGGGGAGCCGCGTCATCGACATTCCGAATGAATCTACGGCGGCTGGCATTAGAGCGGCTACCTACGGTTATAATGGCGGTGCTCACCAGCGGTATGTATTTGAAGGCGCTCCGGTCAATACGCCGAATGCATTCTACCTCAAGAATTACAAGAGCGGACATTATCTGCAGTCGGTGAGTAATACCGTCGTGCAGAATCCGAAACAGCAGAACGATTCGTTCATATGGCAGATTCAGGAAACGTTCGAGGAAGATACTTCGGCTGCAGATACCTCTGTCGCAGACACGAGCAAGAAGGATACTTCCAAGACGGATATTGCCGCAAAGCAAATTGTCCGCACACAGCAGCTCCGGTTGCCGACGAGAACCTTCGACCTCAAGGGCCGCGCTGTTCGCAAGCAGGCGCTAAGCTGCGGTCGCGGGACGATTTTATTTGACAGGTGAAATCAATTTTAAAAGCAGATTCCGAACCAATTTCGGGGAATATTTGAAAACGAAAAAGACCTTCTTTTCAGAAGGTCTTTTTTCGCGGGATAGACGAGGCTTGAACTCGCAACCTCCGGCGTGACAGGCCGGTGCTCTAACCAAAATTGAGCTACCACCCCAAATCGTTTCCGATTTTCGGTAGTGGGCGATAACGGATTCGAACCGCTGACATTCTGCTTGTAAGGCAGACGCTCTGAACCAACTGAGCTAATCGCCCGAAAGGGATTACTTGTCTTGCTTTTTGCCTTTCCAGAGGATTCCGACCGGAATGACCACGAGGTAGGCGGCAACCAAGATAAGCGGTGCAACCGTGAGAGAAACCGGATTGTCTGCAGGGCCAGTGGCGAGGCAAATAAAGCCGATAGCGAGGAGCAACACACCGACTGCAATCAGAATGATATTCTTTTTATCCATCAGTAAGTCCTCTTCTCAAGATTACGAAGCCAAATATACAAAGTTTATGGCGCTTGTCAACCGATTTTGCCCTAAAAAACGCACTTTTTTTATGCGTTTGGGCGCGTGCGGTCTTATTTCTGTCCCGGGTACTTTACGCGGGTGTGGTACGTTCCATCCAAACTATCCAGGAATGCCCGTTCGAGCTTGAACAGTTCGCGAATGGACAGGTTACATTCGTTGAACTGGCCTTCGGTGAAGCGGCTTTCGATGGTCTTGTGGATCATGGCGGCCAAGGCTTCGGGGCTCGTATCCGTCATGGAGCGGCTGGTCGCTTCGATGATGTCGGCGAGCATCAGGATTGCGGTTTCCTTGCTCTGCGGCTTGGGACCCTTGTAGCTGTAATCTTCGACCTTGACTTCTTCGCCGGTTTCCTTGGCGTTTTCGAGAGCCTTGTGGTAGAAGTACTGGATAATCGAAGAACCGTGGTGTTCGCGGATGCCTGCGGCCACGAGCGACGGAATGTTGTATTCGTTGGCAAGGGCCGTACCCTGTTCCACGTGTCCGGTAATGATCTTGACGGACTGCAATGGATCGATGTTATTGTGCGGGTTGATTCCTTGCTTCTGGTTTTCGGTAAAGTATTCCGGGCGCATGGTCTTGCCGATGTCATGGTAAAGCGCCATCACGCGCACAAGCAGGGAGTTGGCTCCGATGCTGTCTGCCACGTGTTCGGCAAGGTTAGACACCTGGATACTGTGGTGGAAGGTACCGGGGGCGTATTCCGAAATGCGCTTCAGTGCCGGGCGGTTAAAGTCCGACATTTCCATAAGCGTGAGCACCGTAGTGATACCGAAGATGCGTTCCATCAAGTGGATGAGAGCAACTGATGTGAGGGCGTAGCAAAGCACGATGTTGATACTTGCTGCAATCAGGTTCTGGTAGAATGCTTCAAACGAAAGTCTGTTGCGCAACAGGAACATCACGCTGATGGCGGCTGCCATCGCCACGACGCCGACGATAATTCCATACACGAACTGCACCCTATAGCGCATGCGGGCAATCGGGGCTGTCGCGACAAAGGTCACGGCAATAGCGCAAGTCATGGCCGCCAAATCGTAGCCGTTCAAAATGCCGAAAATCATGGCAGAGAAGGCGGTAAAGGCAAGACCGATGTGGCGGTCGTAAAGCACGGTCGCCGTAATCGGGGCAAAGGCGAACGGGTAAAGCCACATGAAGTCCAGGTTCTCGGGAACAATCGAAATTTCTACGCTGTTGATGCTTCCGGACAGGTGGTGGAAGACCCAGTAGGCGATAATCTGGAGAAGGGCGAGGGCAATCAAACTCCAGAGCTGGCGTGCGTTCTTGAACATGCCTCTGGAGGGCGTATTGTAGAGGAACATGAAGAAGAACGTGATAATCAAGATGAAGATAAGGGCGTTACCGTAAATAGCGGTAAAGGTCTTGGAATTTTCTTCTTTTTGCTGGGCGCGCTGCAAGGCATCGATCTTTTCGAGGATTTCCTTGGTAATGGGGGCGCCCTGTGCCACGATTTCCATGCCACGCGGCACCATGCCCTTGATGAGCGTCACCTTGTTGCGGGCGTCTTCGCGGCTAGCAATGGTTTCTTTTTCGAGGTAGAAAACGTTCGGCATCATGAACACGAACAGAGTTTCGTAGAAGGCGCTCAAGAGCCCCTGCTCGTTCGGGAAACTCATCTGGAGTTGGGCGAAAGCTTCATCGATACGGCGACGGAGCGGCTGGATATTGCTTGCTTCGACAGTCGTCTTTTCGTTGTCCTTGATGAGCGTGATGTTCGGCTTCGTGTAAACGATGTACTTGAAATCTTGCAGGTTGTAGTTATCGCGGTAAAGCTGTGCGGCCGTTTCGGTGCTTGCAATGAACGTGTTCGAAACACCTGCCTGGAGCATGCGGTTGAATACGGTCAGGAGCGAGTCGCGGGCCTTGGAATTGAGGCTCAGGGGCTTGATGGCCGAGGTCGAAATACGCTGCTTCAAGACTTCGTAAATGCGTGAAGCTTGTACCACCTTGGACTGCAGGGTGGAGTCGCTTTCGCCGCTGGCGGTAAGCTGGTTAATCTGAATTTGCAGGGAACCGTATTGGGCGAGCTTGTGCAAGAACGACTTGAGGTCTTCGTAGACGCGGTTGGTTTCGTCGCTGTTGTAGCCGAAGATCGCATTCACCTTTTCGGCGGCGCGGGTCTTTTCGGCTTCGATTTCCTGTTCAGACTTGGGAACTTCGAAGTTGATGGGCGCGACAATCGTGCGCGTACTCACCTGGCCCAAGTGCGGGCGTTCGGACTGGAGCGCGATGTTCTTGTCGGGGAACATGAAAATTGCCGCGGCGACAACAAGAACCCAGCCGATGATAAAGTGAAGTCTAGTCTGTTTCTTTTTCATATCAAGCCAATTGTCTTTGGTGAATTCTCTATAGAAAATAGATTATTCTCAGCGTTCTTTTTCGTACGCATTCAAGATGTCTTTGACGAGCGGGTGACGGAGCACGTCGGTGGCCTCGAATTCCACTTGCGCAATGCCGCGAATGCCCTTGAGCAGCTTCATGGCATGTACAAGACCCGACTTTTGTCCCTTGCTCAAGTCGACCTGGGTGGCATCGCCGGTGATGATCGCCTTGCTGTGTTGGCCGAGGCGCGTGAGGAACATCTTCATCTGTTCCGGCGTGGTGTTCTGGGCTTCGTCTAGAATAATAAAGGCGCGCTTGAGGGTGCGGCCGCGCATGTAGGCGAGCGGGGCGACTTCGATAGCGCCTGTTTCTTCGTACTTGCGGAGTTTTTCCACTGGCAGGAGCTCGGCGAGGCTGTCGTGAATGGGGCGCAGGTATGGCGCGATTTTTTCTTTGAGGTCGCCGGGCAGGTAGCCCAAGGATTCGCCGGCTTCGACTGCCGGGCGAACCAGACAGATGCGTTCTGCTTCGTGGCGTTCCAGGCTTGCGACGGCAAGCGTTACCGCCAAGAAAGTCTTGCCGGTGCCAGCAGGGCCCTTGGCAAAAATGATGTCATTCTGTTCGACCGCCCGTACCAGTTCGGCCTGCGCTTTGGTCTTTGCGAATACAGAAACGCCCATGCGGTTTCTGAAAATCGGGGTGGCAGGGATGGTATCCGGGTTGTTGAAATCGCTGATGGCGGCGTCTGCCGGATCGATCAACTTTTCAAGTTGTCGCGCCGTCAGGACCTTGCCGTTCTTGGCGGCCATCTTGAGCTGGTCGAGTACAGCAAAGACCCCCGTCGTATCGCCATTTTCTTTGGGAATAATGCGGAGTCCAGGGAGTCTTGTCTGTATTTCAACACAAAAACGGCTCTCCAATAAGCGGAAAACCGTTTCGTTCTCGCCTGAAATCGTTCGTTTCAGGTCGTCCGATAAAGAATAGCGTAATTCGTTCA
Proteins encoded in this window:
- a CDS encoding zinc ribbon domain-containing protein, with protein sequence MLCPHCHSEIKDNATFCPHCGSDKNTGWSEGAEFTDLETPDYDEIVENEFGEKKNKANPLAIAAAVIVALAFIAAMVLH
- a CDS encoding class II fructose-bisphosphate aldolase, translated to MAVSYKELGLVNTKEMFAKAVKGGYAIPAFNFNTMEQMQAIVQAAVKQKSPVIMQVSKGARNYANGTILRYMAQGAVEYAKELGCANPQIVLHLDHGDSFELCKDCIDNGFSSVMIDGSALPYEDNIALTKKVVEYAHQHDVTVEAELGVLAGVEDEVQAEESHYTKPEEVIDFATRTGCDSLAISIGTSHGAYKFKPEQCTRDPKTGKLVPPPLAFDVLHAIEKKLPGFPIVLHGSSSVPQDEVDTINAHGGKLPDAVGIPEEQLREASKSAVCKINIDSDSRLAMTAAIRKYFDEHPEHFDPRQYLKPARENMQKMYEHKIVDVLGSNNKL
- a CDS encoding response regulator, whose amino-acid sequence is MSRNPLNAQRRRLRNRISVVYMLPTLLAAVAMVFIFSHAVRAMLVDSAVANTETALRERVQTEVEAFLKLREEKFLATVKRVQGVTKEKSIRPILYKQTQSAEGIVDVYYGTTVGDFISGRGIKLESDQTEFRTKGWYLEASRKRGLAYTGPTIRKSLNRQVLSLSYPIWDNDHKFKGAVGEDINLHKVRLTLGALAKEEGGVTMLVGSENDNVFTYFPYETNRGKVLQDSVEDLLQLVSDKFSSDTLMDGRILRFEKTNEHHQQLIFMVTPLNQLPFYLVHVSQHNKIAASIDNNSSTVLGVVALFVFVLIALAAIASHLLFRRYIQRDLNDSVNSSTLFDTLLWKGDNFTIILTNENFDILHASAYVVDFLNNGEDMKEESLFKFFPSDAFKKFAHRVAMGGQMLASERKTIVRVQNAAGEVAWWGMSFQALVEDNGATRFLIMINDETSGIQKDTILDTIMLSGDHSILIIFDKNLHIKYMSRQLAEFLGKEWRSFVGISINELKDMGLPESMIDAMIKSYQNDEVWKDSLMLKPENGTEETWFRGEGCTLKVQETVVGYMLSMIDISEVVAAREIAEQATQAKSEFLANMSHEIRTPMNAIIGMAHLISETNLDNHQRGFVDRIGHAAKSLLGIINNILDFSKIEAKKQDLEITQLVLQDVIDEVAALAEVRIAGRPIELIVDIDPDIPEILMGDPLRLSQIFTNLINNATKFTEKGDITLSVKLLQQANNMVKLYICVKDTGIGMTPEQVSRLFNAFTQADGSTTRKYGGTGLGLVISKSLVELMGGQLQVSSESGVGSQFFFTISLPIAPQAGEEPKWKNEDRFTNKNVLLVDDCANLRVILRHYLNKLRCVVEEASSVDEALDLIQAHEEAGEAPYDLFLVDYSMPILNGFDFVHGLTDNMKSIPKVLMHPIHFDENELNTAKSLGFNSNVSKPLQISTLLSALQEAFGYPLTYKKVEKKEKGKIYFKEAKILLVEDNQMNQELAVSLLNSVGLTAMIANNGKEALDMLKKDAFDMVLMDIQMPIMDGLTATREIRAREDEYFKKVPILAMSARAFQKDTEECLEAGMNAHIVKPIDPTVLYEEMAKFLPVAAETPHASNGHDSDLSQDDKNFISYFQKVRDFDAESGLYHANNNRNMYLKILQGFVRDYGGNSFNLRSLIEEFHYEEATRIVHTIKGLCGTIGSTHVQNLAASLEAELEQKQCNFGNYNVFEEKLHALIEDLQIVLTDIASEQNATVQKSHDPEAAQKLMAAVKALKDAVDTCSSTQCKRILDGIENIAFEPNQEVLLHKLKELLDDYDFSEASEILDSLEKTLV
- a CDS encoding OmpA family protein, with translation MKTRNLLVISAMAAALSFAAEEAAGPNAVEACQTAIDNAAKDIPANATSAKYTLAAAKSNLIDLDAAYNDDAESDQTKALAAKCDTYAKTIAAQAETQKVRNSTAEKWEKRAATARSIEAIQEQINKARTGKVNDLEAEKAKMKDQEARLQAEMQQNQEKFQAEAAAQEAALKAANQREADLQKELAEERAKAEARQQEAMNKLNELQSQMIQVTKSARGIILSMSDILFAVNKADLKADLKTSLAKVAGILSVYQQFNVSIEGNTDNTGSEEHNMKLSQQRADNVKAFLVEQGIAEDRLTAKGLGMTMPVADNSTKEGRQKNRRVDLVIQDKALQQQEAK
- a CDS encoding DUF4398 domain-containing protein: MKSRMLVAGMAIIALAALSGCAGGVNATKSIEFADSNKTIAQEAKVDAAQLESANAKLDSAKALQADGDEKEAYALAEQSTLEYKLAIANAELDAAKKEDEKVEKELRSDVERKLLYQNILDQETKNGGAK
- a CDS encoding HD family phosphohydrolase, which encodes MKKKQTRLHFIIGWVLVVAAAIFMFPDKNIALQSERPHLGQVSTRTIVAPINFEVPKSEQEIEAEKTRAAEKVNAIFGYNSDETNRVYEDLKSFLHKLAQYGSLQIQINQLTASGESDSTLQSKVVQASRIYEVLKQRISTSAIKPLSLNSKARDSLLTVFNRMLQAGVSNTFIASTETAAQLYRDNYNLQDFKYIVYTKPNITLIKDNEKTTVEASNIQPLRRRIDEAFAQLQMSFPNEQGLLSAFYETLFVFMMPNVFYLEKETIASREDARNKVTLIKGMVPRGMEIVAQGAPITKEILEKIDALQRAQQKEENSKTFTAIYGNALIFILIITFFFMFLYNTPSRGMFKNARQLWSLIALALLQIIAYWVFHHLSGSINSVEISIVPENLDFMWLYPFAFAPITATVLYDRHIGLAFTAFSAMIFGILNGYDLAAMTCAIAVTFVATAPIARMRYRVQFVYGIIVGVVAMAAAISVMFLLRNRLSFEAFYQNLIAASINIVLCYALTSVALIHLMERIFGITTVLTLMEMSDFNRPALKRISEYAPGTFHHSIQVSNLAEHVADSIGANSLLVRVMALYHDIGKTMRPEYFTENQKQGINPHNNIDPLQSVKIITGHVEQGTALANEYNIPSLVAAGIREHHGSSIIQYFYHKALENAKETGEEVKVEDYSYKGPKPQSKETAILMLADIIEATSRSMTDTSPEALAAMIHKTIESRFTEGQFNECNLSIRELFKLERAFLDSLDGTYHTRVKYPGQK
- a CDS encoding RICIN domain-containing protein, coding for MKFFSPLLCSFALVACLAGNAFSAVEYTLHKSANPTSDEQDAYKRITTVMDSAVKMYNTYSNLSKFINVYYAPGVPTAEASSNGDLRFGENRSYMVVPTAMHEMAHTMGVGTTSEYAATCVDGVFRNDKVQAKLREMDGPNAELHCDRQHIWPYGLNQASEAKSEQDLINHVILVETIYQQLFKVAFFKEGRIKSLGDTKKCMGITSSNALELMDCSDTATFVKIFSVGDNPVTYYIQLGSRVIDIPNESTAAGIRAATYGYNGGAHQRYVFEGAPVNTPNAFYLKNYKSGHYLQSVSNTVVQNPKQQNDSFIWQIQETFEEDTSAADTSVADTSKKDTSKTDIAAKQIVRTQQLRLPTRTFDLKGRAVRKQALSCGRGTILFDR